The Molothrus ater isolate BHLD 08-10-18 breed brown headed cowbird chromosome 28, BPBGC_Mater_1.1, whole genome shotgun sequence genome contains a region encoding:
- the PCNA gene encoding proliferating cell nuclear antigen, with product MFEARLVQGSVLKRVLEALKDLITEACWDLGSGGISLQSMDSSHVSLVQLTLRSEGFDTYRCDRNIAMGVNLSSMSKILKCAGNEDIITLRAEDNADTLALVFEAPNQEKVSDYEMKLMDLDVEQLGIPEQEYSCVVKMPSAEFARICRDLSHIGDAVVISCAKDGVKFSANGELGNGNIKLSQTSNVDKEEEAVTIEMNEPVQLTFALRYLNFFTKATPLSPTVTLSMSADVPLVVEYKIADMGHLKYYLAPKIEDQQDGS from the exons ATGTTCGAGGCGCGGCTGGTGCAGGGCTCGGTGCTCAAGCGAGTGCTGGAGGCCCTCAAGGACCTCATCACCGAGGCCTGCTGGGACCTGGGCTCGGGCGGCATCAGCCTGCAGAGCATGGACTCCTCGCACGTCTCGCTGGTGCAGCTCACACTGCGATCGGAGGGCTTCGACACCTACCGCTGCGACCGCAACATCGCCATGGGCGTCAACCTGTCCAG CATGTCCAAGATCCTGAAGTGTGCAGGGAACGAGGACATCATCACCCTGCGGGCCGAGGACAACGCCGACACCCTGGCCCTGGTGTTCGAGGCACCCA ACCAGGAGAAGGTTTCTGATTACGAGATGAAGCTGATGGATCTCGatgtggagcagctgggaatcCCA gagcaggagtaCAGCTGCGTGGTGAAGATGCCCTCAGCCGAGTTCGCGCGCATCTGCCGGGACCTGAGCCACATCGGCGACGCCGTCGTCATCTCCTGCGCCAAGGACGGCGTCAAGTTCTCCGCCAACGGCGAGCTGGGCAACGGCAACATCAAACTGTCCCAGACCAGCAACGtggacaaggaggaggaggct GTCACAATAGAGATGAACGAGCCCGTGCAGCTGACCTTCGCCCTGAGGTACCTCAACTTCTTCACCAAAGCcacccccctgtcccccacGGTGACACTCAGCATGTCTGCAGATGTTCCCCTGG TTGTGGAGTACAAGATCGCTGACATGGGACACCTCAAGTACTACCTGGCCCCCAAGATCGAGGACCAGCAGGATGGCTCTTAA